One genomic segment of Arthrobacter sp. zg-Y1110 includes these proteins:
- a CDS encoding cobaltochelatase CobT-related protein, giving the protein MDPVVHAGPGLEDRDPAVSGEGAVAALRRQKQTFELCAAVIRSLSGQPDVHFRGATLYRGSTSLSMPAPHLHMGEDPPALEDVRGVADGMALRLRHSDPVLHRYLCPTEPARMLVFEMLEQFRVESLSDPEMPGIRVNLNRRFQQWSREFYGSTLSGTDLGVIVFAVSQVCRARITLDPICPEYEDRIESIWARLAPRLGVHLAALRRERASQRVFAGHALAIAEAIAATIEHMIVAGKRPSRGGRSASFPLLFDQESSGDAIPVASYGNSQALESGGTGYRCFTRAYDRELMATDLVRTGLLRHYRQQLDESIAGQGINVHRLGSSLAAVLSSAIPDGWDGDALEGRLDGSRLARIVTSSGDHRVFRTDRIQSRSEVRVTFLVDCSGSMKEHSAAIAALVDVYARALDLVGARCEVLGFTTGTWNGGRVGKDWIGAGRPPNPGRLNEVQHLVFKDGDTPWRQARPGIAGLMKKELFREGVDGEAVDWACRRLADSSEGHGSAGDGGSGRRILMVLSDGSPMDGATSLANDDHYLEQHLQSIVSSHEVSGGVEIIGLGVGLDLSPYYRRNAALDLSRGTTPGIINQVLGLFLRD; this is encoded by the coding sequence ATGGATCCCGTCGTGCATGCCGGACCCGGTCTGGAGGATCGCGACCCTGCGGTTTCCGGGGAAGGCGCTGTAGCCGCGCTCCGCCGCCAAAAACAGACATTTGAGCTCTGCGCGGCGGTCATACGTTCCCTTTCCGGTCAGCCCGACGTGCACTTTCGAGGCGCCACGCTGTACAGGGGCAGCACTTCACTGTCGATGCCTGCACCGCACCTCCACATGGGGGAGGACCCCCCGGCCTTGGAAGACGTCCGCGGCGTGGCTGACGGCATGGCCCTACGGCTTCGGCACAGTGACCCGGTTTTGCACCGATATCTCTGTCCAACAGAACCAGCCCGCATGCTCGTTTTTGAAATGCTCGAACAGTTCCGGGTTGAATCCCTGAGCGACCCGGAGATGCCAGGTATCCGGGTCAACCTGAATCGGCGCTTCCAGCAGTGGTCTAGGGAGTTTTACGGGTCCACCTTGTCCGGGACCGACTTGGGAGTCATCGTCTTTGCGGTGTCGCAGGTCTGCCGTGCGAGAATCACGCTGGACCCCATCTGTCCGGAATATGAGGACCGAATCGAATCCATCTGGGCCCGGCTGGCTCCTCGCCTCGGTGTGCATCTGGCTGCCCTTCGGCGGGAGAGGGCATCTCAGCGGGTGTTCGCAGGCCATGCTCTTGCCATCGCCGAGGCTATCGCCGCCACTATAGAGCACATGATCGTGGCGGGGAAAAGGCCATCCCGAGGTGGCCGGAGTGCTTCGTTTCCTCTGCTCTTCGACCAGGAAAGCAGCGGGGATGCCATCCCGGTTGCCAGCTATGGGAACAGCCAGGCGCTGGAATCCGGTGGCACCGGATATCGCTGCTTCACCAGAGCCTATGACCGCGAGCTCATGGCAACGGACCTGGTCCGCACTGGGCTGCTCCGCCACTACCGGCAGCAGTTGGATGAGAGTATCGCCGGGCAGGGCATCAACGTTCACAGGCTGGGATCCAGTCTTGCCGCGGTGCTGTCCTCAGCCATCCCGGACGGCTGGGACGGCGACGCCCTCGAAGGACGCTTAGACGGCAGCAGGCTCGCCCGGATTGTTACGTCTTCCGGAGACCATCGGGTTTTCCGGACGGATCGGATCCAATCCCGAAGCGAGGTCCGAGTCACTTTCCTGGTGGACTGCTCCGGATCCATGAAAGAGCACAGTGCTGCTATTGCAGCCCTCGTTGATGTCTATGCACGCGCCTTGGACCTTGTCGGCGCGCGCTGTGAAGTCCTTGGGTTCACGACGGGTACCTGGAACGGCGGCCGCGTAGGGAAGGACTGGATCGGTGCCGGACGGCCCCCGAACCCCGGGCGCCTCAATGAGGTGCAGCATTTGGTGTTCAAGGATGGCGACACCCCCTGGCGGCAGGCCCGTCCGGGCATCGCAGGGCTGATGAAGAAGGAGTTATTCCGGGAAGGCGTGGATGGCGAAGCCGTCGATTGGGCCTGCCGGCGGCTCGCGGATTCCTCGGAGGGGCATGGTTCCGCCGGCGACGGCGGTTCAGGGCGGCGGATCCTGATGGTTCTTTCCGACGGCAGTCCGATGGACGGGGCCACGTCCCTTGCCAACGACGACCACTATCTGGAACAACACTTGCAAAGCATCGTTTCGTCGCACGAGGTTAGCGGCGGAGTGGAGATAATTGGGCTCGGTGTCGGGTTGGACCTTTCGCCGTACTACCGAAGGAATGCTGCACTGGACCTGTCCCGGGGAACCACTCCCGGAATCATCAATCAAGTGCTCGGGTTGTTCCTGCGCGACTAG
- a CDS encoding AAA family ATPase, with protein MDQLNCVMPDHMVSVRDVFGVDSDLMVPAFREGGEHVPRIDPAYLFNEEVTLAILVAFTRNRRMLLQGLHGTGKSTHIEQVAARLNWGCVRVNLDGHISRLDLIGRDGVVLKEGKQVTEFQEGIVPWAVQRPMALILDEYDAGRPDVMFVIQRLLERDGKLTMLDQNRVLDVHPGFRLFATANTVGLGNLNGMYHGVQRLNHAQMDRWNIIASLNHPSAAEEAGIVLAQVPELEDAAGRKLVASMVAVANLTREGFRVGDLSTLMSPRTVITWAENVGVFGDAGKAFRLSFANRCDEAEQTLLAEYFQRCFDRELAPPASGPVPPKRNHSPVMAS; from the coding sequence GTGGACCAGCTGAACTGCGTGATGCCGGACCACATGGTGTCTGTCCGTGACGTATTCGGCGTCGACTCGGACCTTATGGTGCCGGCATTCCGGGAAGGCGGTGAGCATGTCCCCCGAATAGATCCCGCCTATCTCTTTAACGAAGAAGTCACATTAGCCATCCTGGTGGCGTTCACCCGGAACCGGCGGATGCTGCTTCAGGGGCTGCATGGAACGGGCAAGTCGACACATATCGAACAGGTGGCGGCACGCCTGAACTGGGGTTGTGTGCGCGTGAATCTGGATGGCCATATCAGCAGACTCGACCTGATAGGGCGGGATGGGGTGGTACTCAAGGAGGGCAAACAAGTCACGGAGTTCCAAGAAGGAATCGTTCCATGGGCAGTTCAACGTCCGATGGCCCTGATTTTGGATGAGTACGATGCCGGACGGCCGGATGTGATGTTCGTGATCCAGCGGCTCTTGGAGCGCGACGGCAAGTTAACGATGCTGGATCAGAACCGGGTCCTCGACGTGCACCCCGGGTTCCGGCTCTTCGCCACAGCCAACACGGTGGGTTTGGGGAACCTCAACGGTATGTACCATGGCGTTCAACGGCTGAACCACGCCCAAATGGACCGCTGGAACATCATCGCTTCGCTAAACCATCCCAGCGCGGCGGAAGAGGCCGGGATCGTTTTGGCTCAGGTGCCCGAACTGGAGGATGCCGCCGGCCGAAAACTGGTGGCATCCATGGTGGCAGTGGCCAACCTGACACGCGAGGGGTTCCGCGTAGGCGACCTCTCCACACTGATGTCTCCGCGGACAGTGATTACCTGGGCCGAGAATGTCGGCGTCTTCGGCGATGCCGGCAAGGCATTCCGGTTGTCCTTCGCCAACAGGTGTGACGAGGCCGAGCAAACTCTCCTTGCGGAATACTTCCAGCGCTGTTTCGACCGCGAATTGGCCCCGCCGGCGTCTGGACCAGTGCCGCCCAAGCGCAACCACTCACCCGTTATGGCTAGCTAA
- a CDS encoding IclR family transcriptional regulator, giving the protein MAEIRRLGESAPVPSELVGDTPTMRLFSLLELIATKDQLFTLQGLVEETGTPKPTLHRMLQQLEGSGLLVRENNGRHYGTGARLRRMAEKLLINDIHHGARHAVLRDLVRELGESCNVTTVSGSEVVYLDRIETPEPLRITLQPGSRVPVHCSASGKMILSQLSPAQRRRLISAAPLERYTDKTMTDPDLIDEELQLVRRDGYAIDDEEFLPGLVCVAVLVPTGNPVSNLCVAVQAPAMRLTPEKGLKLLPALHRAAAALGEIELGSSAPDGSGKGGNDAGLAEGDGLWTS; this is encoded by the coding sequence ATGGCAGAAATTCGCAGGCTCGGGGAATCTGCTCCGGTACCGTCTGAACTCGTTGGCGACACCCCCACCATGCGGTTGTTCTCCCTCTTGGAGTTAATCGCCACGAAAGATCAGCTCTTTACGCTTCAGGGCTTGGTGGAGGAAACAGGAACCCCCAAGCCGACTCTTCATCGCATGCTTCAGCAACTCGAGGGCTCAGGGCTGTTGGTTCGGGAAAATAACGGTCGGCACTATGGCACCGGGGCCAGGCTGCGCCGGATGGCGGAGAAACTGCTAATCAACGACATACATCACGGGGCCAGACATGCTGTCCTGCGCGATCTCGTGAGGGAATTGGGCGAAAGCTGCAACGTCACAACCGTGTCTGGCAGCGAGGTGGTCTACCTAGACCGCATTGAAACCCCTGAGCCGTTGAGGATAACGCTCCAGCCTGGTTCCCGCGTCCCGGTGCACTGTTCAGCCAGTGGAAAGATGATCCTCTCCCAGCTCAGCCCCGCCCAGCGCAGGCGCCTGATCTCCGCCGCGCCGTTGGAACGCTACACAGATAAGACCATGACGGACCCGGACCTAATCGACGAGGAACTTCAACTCGTCCGCCGGGATGGCTACGCCATCGACGACGAGGAATTCCTCCCAGGTCTGGTGTGCGTGGCCGTGTTGGTTCCGACCGGGAATCCGGTTTCCAACCTATGTGTGGCAGTACAGGCGCCAGCCATGCGGCTCACCCCCGAGAAGGGATTGAAGCTTCTTCCCGCCCTGCACCGTGCTGCTGCGGCGCTTGGCGAGATTGAATTAGGTTCTTCCGCCCCTGATGGAAGCGGTAAGGGCGGCAACGACGCAGGCTTGGCGGAGGGGGACGGGTTGTGGACCAGCTGA
- the xsc gene encoding sulfoacetaldehyde acetyltransferase — MVDLFPVAEDGTTAAPDTGSSAVGTTGPQKLAAPQKSPREAIKGMQKMTPSEAFVETLVANDVTDIFGIMGSAFMDAMDIFAPAGIRLVPVVHEQGAAHMADGYARASGRHGVVIGQNGPGISNCVTGIAAAFWAHSPVVIVTPEAGTTGIGLGGFQEAKQLPMFQEFTKYQGHVTHPARMAEYTGRCFDRAMSENGPTQLNIPRDYFYGEITAEIPEPRRVDRGAGGSKTLDEAAALIASAKFPVIVSGGGVVMADGIEECKALAERLGAPVVNSYQHNDSFPASHPLWAGPLGYQGSKAGMKLISQADVVIALGTRLGPFGTLPQYGQAYWPTEAKIIQIDADHTMLGLVKKISVGICGDAKAVAIELIRRLDQVVLDCDATKTERATAIKAEKEAWEEELIAWTHETDEYSLDMLEEHKNEEGNWLSPRQVLRELEKAMPEDVMISTDIGNINSVAHSYLRFEKPRSFFAPMSFGNCGYALPTIIGAKAAAMERPAVAYAGDGAWAMSMGEVLTAVRHDIPVTAVVFRNRQWGAEKKNQVEFYNRRFVAGELDNENESFAAMAQTMGAEGIVVDRLDEVGPALKRALAAQLNEGKTTVIEIMCTRELGDPFRRDALAKPIRLLDKYKDYV, encoded by the coding sequence ATGGTCGACCTTTTTCCTGTTGCCGAAGACGGCACAACAGCTGCACCCGATACCGGTTCATCCGCGGTAGGGACCACAGGCCCACAGAAGCTGGCTGCGCCACAGAAATCCCCCAGGGAAGCCATCAAGGGGATGCAAAAAATGACCCCCTCAGAGGCTTTCGTTGAAACCTTGGTTGCCAACGACGTAACTGACATTTTCGGCATTATGGGATCGGCCTTCATGGATGCCATGGACATCTTTGCTCCGGCGGGCATACGGCTGGTTCCGGTCGTACATGAGCAGGGGGCCGCCCATATGGCGGACGGTTATGCCCGCGCTAGCGGGCGCCATGGTGTGGTCATCGGCCAGAATGGCCCCGGCATCAGCAACTGTGTCACTGGTATCGCTGCAGCATTCTGGGCGCATAGCCCCGTCGTCATCGTGACACCGGAGGCAGGCACCACGGGCATCGGCCTCGGTGGTTTCCAAGAGGCCAAACAGCTGCCCATGTTTCAGGAGTTCACAAAATACCAAGGCCACGTGACCCATCCAGCCCGGATGGCCGAGTACACCGGGCGGTGCTTCGACCGCGCCATGTCCGAAAACGGCCCGACCCAGCTCAACATTCCCCGCGATTACTTCTACGGTGAAATTACTGCTGAAATCCCTGAACCTCGCCGGGTTGACCGCGGCGCCGGCGGCTCCAAGACCTTGGATGAAGCGGCAGCATTGATCGCTTCCGCCAAGTTCCCGGTCATTGTTTCCGGCGGTGGGGTGGTAATGGCAGACGGTATCGAGGAATGCAAGGCTCTGGCAGAACGCTTGGGCGCTCCCGTGGTGAACAGCTACCAGCACAACGATTCGTTCCCGGCCAGCCACCCCCTTTGGGCCGGACCGCTCGGCTACCAGGGTTCCAAGGCGGGCATGAAGCTCATCTCGCAGGCCGACGTCGTCATTGCTCTCGGTACCCGGCTTGGCCCGTTCGGTACCCTGCCGCAGTATGGTCAGGCCTACTGGCCTACCGAGGCCAAGATCATCCAGATCGATGCCGACCATACGATGCTCGGCCTGGTCAAGAAGATCAGTGTCGGCATTTGCGGCGATGCCAAGGCAGTTGCCATCGAACTCATTCGACGACTCGATCAAGTCGTTCTGGACTGCGATGCGACCAAGACTGAACGTGCGACCGCCATCAAGGCTGAAAAGGAAGCCTGGGAAGAGGAACTGATTGCATGGACCCACGAAACTGACGAGTACAGCCTTGACATGCTCGAAGAGCACAAAAACGAGGAGGGCAACTGGTTGTCGCCTCGGCAGGTACTACGTGAACTTGAGAAGGCCATGCCGGAAGATGTCATGATCTCCACCGACATAGGCAACATCAACTCCGTGGCACACAGCTACCTGCGCTTTGAAAAGCCGCGCAGTTTCTTCGCTCCCATGAGCTTCGGTAACTGCGGCTACGCGTTGCCAACCATCATTGGAGCAAAAGCGGCTGCCATGGAGCGTCCCGCTGTTGCCTACGCGGGTGACGGGGCTTGGGCTATGAGCATGGGCGAAGTGCTCACCGCGGTCCGGCACGACATCCCGGTTACTGCGGTCGTTTTTCGCAACCGGCAGTGGGGTGCCGAAAAAAAGAACCAGGTCGAATTCTACAACCGCCGGTTTGTTGCCGGTGAACTGGACAACGAGAACGAGAGCTTTGCCGCCATGGCGCAAACCATGGGGGCAGAGGGCATTGTGGTGGACCGCTTGGACGAAGTCGGACCAGCACTTAAACGCGCGCTTGCTGCCCAGCTGAACGAGGGAAAAACCACCGTCATCGAAATCATGTGCACTCGGGAGCTCGGTGACCCGTTCAGGCGCGACGCCCTCGCCAAACCGATCCGCCTGCTCGACAAGTACAAGGATTACGTATAA
- a CDS encoding phosphotransacetylase, translating to MTAEIAGRPELRTGESVASTVFDRWRQELSGHDRTVGFADGEDPRAIRAAAVLGSQGILLPRLVGRSAEIQRLAQQLGCEVPRGWILDVGELAGDSAIDRIVSSIRIRKPEQLEQVRQDPVYLAAAALKAGCVDACVAGAGSPTALVLRAALRVVGLSRGCSTLSSSFLMLLPNGRQITFGDCAVVPDPSAEELADIAASAAMMHQTLTGERAKVALLSFSTRDSAVHPHVDKIKNAMVVLRARHPSLQADGELQLDAALVPQIGMLKAPGSAVAGHANVLIFPTLDAANIGYKITERLGGALALGPLLQGLAAPMNDLSRGCTTDDIYSMGLLSARQSLDLNR from the coding sequence GTGACGGCAGAAATCGCCGGGAGGCCGGAACTTCGGACAGGGGAGTCCGTTGCGAGCACCGTGTTTGACCGTTGGAGGCAGGAACTGTCCGGCCATGACCGAACCGTCGGCTTCGCTGACGGTGAGGACCCGAGAGCCATACGCGCCGCCGCCGTCCTTGGATCCCAGGGGATTCTCCTCCCCCGATTGGTGGGTAGGAGCGCAGAAATCCAGCGGCTAGCGCAACAGCTCGGATGTGAGGTTCCGCGCGGATGGATACTCGACGTCGGCGAACTAGCCGGGGACAGCGCCATCGACCGCATCGTCTCTAGTATTCGTATCCGGAAGCCCGAGCAGCTGGAGCAGGTTAGACAGGATCCCGTCTACCTGGCCGCTGCTGCACTGAAGGCCGGCTGCGTCGACGCATGCGTCGCGGGCGCGGGCTCCCCAACGGCTCTGGTCCTGCGGGCCGCGCTACGGGTTGTGGGGTTGTCGCGCGGCTGCAGCACCCTGAGCAGTTCTTTCCTGATGCTGCTGCCGAACGGCCGGCAGATAACCTTCGGAGATTGTGCTGTCGTCCCCGATCCTTCAGCCGAGGAATTGGCGGATATCGCCGCATCAGCAGCGATGATGCACCAGACGCTAACCGGAGAGCGCGCCAAGGTAGCGCTCTTATCGTTCTCAACCCGGGACAGTGCCGTTCACCCGCATGTAGACAAGATCAAAAACGCCATGGTAGTCCTCCGGGCCCGCCACCCGTCGCTGCAAGCGGATGGAGAACTGCAGCTAGATGCTGCTTTAGTACCCCAGATCGGCATGTTGAAGGCGCCCGGTTCAGCTGTTGCGGGCCACGCCAACGTACTCATTTTTCCTACCCTCGATGCGGCCAATATCGGTTACAAAATCACCGAACGGTTGGGCGGAGCCCTGGCTTTGGGCCCCCTCCTTCAGGGACTGGCGGCGCCAATGAACGACCTGTCCCGTGGCTGCACCACAGATGACATCTACTCCATGGGTCTCCTGAGCGCCAGGCAGTCCCTAGATCTGAACCGCTGA
- a CDS encoding YeiH family protein: protein MIPFLTAAVILGILSANLPGISTAVEGILQPGLTLSAKRFMRLGIVLLGLKLSLVDVAELGWKTLGIVVAIVVLTFAGTLILGKALRLPGDQPILLAAGFSICGASAIGAMGGVTRADHRATVVPIALVTLCGTLAIAALPALKGPLGLDTVTFGYWVGASVHDVGQVVATAQTAGPTALAAALIIKLTRVLLLAPMVTGASVVDRYRRRHKANAPMDRGTPTKAVVAPGIKLPPLIPLFVAGFMLMIVVRTLGLLPSSALEAAGIVQDLLLAAALFGLGASVRLRSMLRTSGRAIVAAMLSWALIAVLAFVGVQLI from the coding sequence GTGATCCCTTTCCTCACAGCGGCCGTCATACTGGGCATCCTCAGCGCCAACCTGCCCGGGATCAGCACCGCCGTTGAAGGAATCCTGCAGCCGGGGCTGACGCTTTCCGCCAAACGGTTCATGCGGCTGGGAATTGTCCTGCTTGGCCTCAAGCTCAGCCTCGTGGATGTGGCTGAGTTGGGCTGGAAAACGCTAGGCATAGTGGTCGCAATCGTGGTGCTGACCTTTGCGGGCACGCTGATCCTCGGTAAGGCGCTGAGGCTCCCGGGCGACCAGCCCATACTGCTTGCAGCGGGGTTTTCCATCTGCGGTGCCTCCGCGATTGGGGCCATGGGTGGAGTAACCAGAGCCGACCACCGCGCTACGGTGGTGCCTATTGCGCTTGTCACTTTGTGCGGAACGCTCGCCATTGCAGCCCTACCTGCCCTGAAGGGGCCACTGGGCCTGGACACTGTGACGTTCGGATATTGGGTCGGGGCCAGCGTTCATGACGTAGGCCAGGTCGTAGCGACAGCACAAACGGCAGGACCGACCGCCCTCGCGGCCGCGCTGATCATCAAACTGACGCGTGTGCTGCTGCTGGCTCCGATGGTCACCGGGGCATCTGTGGTGGACCGGTACCGCCGTCGGCATAAAGCGAACGCTCCCATGGACCGTGGCACTCCCACCAAGGCTGTTGTAGCCCCCGGGATCAAGCTACCGCCGCTTATCCCGCTTTTCGTCGCGGGTTTCATGCTGATGATCGTTGTACGTACCCTGGGTTTACTTCCTTCCTCAGCCCTCGAAGCGGCCGGCATAGTCCAGGACCTGCTCCTCGCCGCAGCCCTCTTCGGCCTCGGAGCCTCGGTGCGGCTCCGGTCGATGCTTCGCACAAGCGGTCGGGCCATTGTGGCGGCCATGCTCTCATGGGCACTCATCGCCGTCCTGGCTTTTGTCGGCGTGCAACTCATCTGA
- a CDS encoding FAD-binding and (Fe-S)-binding domain-containing protein has protein sequence MVMSLETPRSLPSLLRSLGISDVRDDALSRAAYSSDASLYRVEPAVVMFPKDSDEVETAMEACRERGISLTARGAGTSVAGNAVGSGVVMDFSRYMNRVLSLDADTRTAIVQPGTVHATLQKKALAQGLRFGPDPSTHQRCTIGGMIGNNACGSRTLAYGRTSDNVMHLDVVTGSGERIFLGQDGTPVTPQTDALRRLVAGGLETIRTELGQFGRQVSGYSLEHLLPEKRFDLRRALVGSEGTLAVVLEAGVRLVADAQYKTLVVLGFEDIGAAGDAVIPVLGFSPTACEGMDRRIVDVVASRRGAAAIPDLPAGAAWLLVELSGDDANDVRDRAEKVALLDVAVDNRIVTGQAEAARLWKIREDGAGLAGRSPVGAPAHSGWEDAAVPPAKLGDYLRDFDKLLTSHRLTGFPYGHFGDGCVHVRLDFPLAAPDGLQVFRQFMTEAAELVARYGGSLSGEHGDGRARSELLPYMYSPDALRMFSHVKHIMDPANILNPGVIVEPAALDGDVRVARAHPVTKGLALGYHDDGGDFSQAVHRCTGVGKCRADNLGDDVMCPSFLATREEKDSTRGRARVLQEMISKGTTDWRAPEVHDALDLCLSCKGCASDCPTGVDMASYKAEVLYQSYKGRLRPMTHYTLGWLPRWAALASKAPRLVNAMTRLPGVGRLGLRMAGVDSRRSIPHFAAETFHQWFASRPEIAGEPAREVLLWVDSFTNYFSPEIGQAAVRVLEGSGARVIVPAEPLCCGLTWISTGQLDSARRILSQTVETLAAAAVNGIQIVGIEPSCTAVMRSDALELVGGDAAAKVANATHTLAEYLGSLPDYSPPSLAGQPVVAQPHCHHHAVMGWSADAKLLKDAGAELEQLGGCCGLAGNFGVEKGHYDISVAVAEQQLLPAVQAAAPDALVLADGYSCRTQLEDLTDRRGLHLAQILDEAT, from the coding sequence ATGGTCATGTCACTGGAGACACCTCGTTCACTTCCTTCCCTTTTGCGGTCCCTCGGAATTTCGGATGTACGGGACGATGCGCTCTCTCGGGCAGCCTATTCTTCCGATGCGTCCTTATACCGGGTGGAGCCCGCAGTGGTGATGTTCCCTAAGGACTCTGATGAGGTGGAGACCGCAATGGAAGCTTGCCGCGAGCGTGGGATATCCCTTACCGCGCGCGGCGCTGGTACTTCTGTGGCTGGTAACGCAGTCGGCAGCGGCGTCGTTATGGATTTCAGTCGGTATATGAACAGAGTGCTGTCCCTTGACGCCGATACGCGCACTGCGATCGTTCAACCGGGGACTGTTCATGCAACGCTGCAGAAGAAGGCGCTTGCTCAGGGCCTTCGCTTCGGCCCTGACCCGTCTACGCACCAAAGGTGCACCATCGGCGGAATGATTGGCAACAACGCCTGCGGGTCCCGCACATTGGCTTATGGCCGCACCAGCGATAACGTCATGCACCTTGACGTCGTCACAGGTTCCGGGGAGCGGATCTTCCTCGGCCAGGACGGGACGCCGGTGACCCCTCAAACGGATGCCCTGCGGAGGTTAGTGGCAGGAGGTCTGGAGACCATACGAACAGAGCTGGGCCAGTTCGGCCGTCAGGTATCCGGTTACTCCTTGGAGCACCTGCTGCCGGAGAAGCGGTTTGATCTGCGTCGGGCTCTCGTAGGTAGCGAGGGAACACTGGCAGTCGTACTGGAAGCAGGTGTTCGGCTGGTTGCTGACGCGCAATACAAGACGCTGGTTGTTCTGGGCTTTGAAGACATCGGAGCTGCCGGGGACGCTGTCATTCCAGTCTTGGGCTTCTCACCGACAGCCTGCGAGGGGATGGACCGGAGGATCGTCGACGTTGTGGCCAGTAGGAGAGGGGCTGCAGCGATACCGGACCTTCCGGCAGGAGCTGCTTGGCTTTTGGTTGAACTCTCCGGTGACGACGCGAATGATGTGAGGGACCGGGCGGAAAAGGTAGCACTGCTGGATGTGGCAGTAGACAACCGAATTGTGACAGGGCAAGCCGAGGCTGCCAGACTCTGGAAGATCCGTGAGGATGGAGCAGGGCTCGCCGGGCGGTCCCCGGTGGGTGCCCCCGCCCACTCTGGATGGGAGGACGCGGCCGTCCCGCCCGCGAAACTCGGTGATTATCTGCGCGATTTCGACAAGCTGTTGACCAGTCATCGCCTTACCGGCTTCCCATACGGTCACTTCGGCGACGGATGTGTCCACGTCCGCCTCGACTTTCCCCTGGCAGCCCCGGACGGCCTGCAGGTTTTCAGGCAGTTCATGACGGAAGCAGCCGAACTGGTAGCCCGTTATGGGGGGTCGCTTTCCGGGGAACATGGAGACGGGCGTGCCCGCAGCGAGTTGCTGCCGTACATGTACTCCCCTGATGCCCTCAGGATGTTTTCCCACGTGAAACACATCATGGATCCGGCCAACATCCTGAATCCCGGCGTGATAGTGGAGCCGGCGGCATTAGACGGCGACGTTCGAGTAGCACGGGCACACCCAGTGACCAAGGGACTCGCCTTGGGATACCACGACGACGGAGGCGATTTCAGCCAAGCCGTCCACAGGTGTACTGGAGTCGGAAAATGCAGGGCGGACAATCTCGGCGACGACGTCATGTGTCCTTCCTTTCTCGCAACGCGGGAAGAAAAAGACTCAACACGGGGGCGTGCTCGGGTTTTGCAGGAGATGATCAGCAAAGGGACTACTGACTGGCGGGCGCCGGAAGTGCATGACGCGCTGGACCTGTGCCTTTCCTGCAAAGGGTGCGCTTCGGACTGCCCAACCGGCGTGGATATGGCTTCATACAAGGCAGAGGTTTTGTACCAGAGTTACAAGGGCCGGCTCCGGCCGATGACGCACTACACCTTGGGATGGCTGCCGCGCTGGGCGGCTTTAGCGTCCAAGGCTCCCAGGCTGGTCAACGCTATGACGCGTCTACCGGGGGTGGGCAGGCTTGGGCTTCGAATGGCCGGAGTGGACAGCAGGCGCAGTATTCCGCATTTTGCTGCGGAAACGTTCCATCAGTGGTTTGCTTCACGGCCGGAGATAGCCGGAGAGCCCGCCCGCGAGGTACTGCTGTGGGTGGATTCGTTCACAAACTATTTTTCGCCGGAAATCGGTCAGGCCGCTGTACGGGTCTTGGAGGGGAGCGGAGCCCGAGTCATCGTTCCTGCTGAACCGCTGTGCTGCGGGCTCACCTGGATTTCAACCGGTCAATTGGACAGCGCCCGAAGAATTCTGAGTCAGACTGTGGAGACGCTTGCCGCCGCGGCGGTGAATGGCATCCAAATCGTGGGCATCGAACCGTCCTGCACTGCCGTTATGCGATCGGACGCGCTCGAACTGGTGGGTGGGGATGCCGCGGCAAAGGTTGCCAACGCCACCCATACCCTCGCCGAGTACCTCGGGTCGCTCCCGGACTACAGCCCGCCGTCCCTGGCCGGGCAACCCGTGGTAGCCCAGCCGCACTGCCACCACCACGCGGTGATGGGCTGGAGCGCGGATGCAAAGCTTCTTAAGGATGCTGGTGCGGAACTCGAACAGCTGGGCGGCTGCTGCGGCCTTGCAGGGAACTTCGGAGTCGAGAAAGGGCACTACGACATTTCCGTCGCTGTCGCCGAGCAGCAGTTACTTCCTGCAGTCCAGGCCGCAGCCCCCGATGCCCTGGTGCTTGCGGACGGTTACTCGTGCCGGACGCAGCTGGAAGACCTGACTGACCGACGTGGGCTGCACCTGGCCCAGATCCTGGATGAGGCCACTTAA